Below is a genomic region from Rhododendron vialii isolate Sample 1 chromosome 5a, ASM3025357v1.
TTGGagggttatcaaacggggctAAAAGAACTCTATGAGatttagtaaattgttgaaaaaaatttaaatttttcttgcaaaacttgAATTATTTTTATGCTCTCGTTTTGCAgattggacaaacattttggaacatTTACTGCCAAAGACTTTCCAGATGACTATCTACTCAGAAATTACATGgtggtagtttttttttctcttgaaaaGTAAGATGGAGTTGGCAAAACTCTGGCACATCATAGAGGGACAAATGGTCAAGTTTTGGAAGAAACTTAATTGTCAATTTCCTTCTGATATGAATCCATTAAAAACTCGTCAAGTCAAGTGCTTACTGTCAATGTTAAATGCATCTTAAAAACTCGTTAAGGGCTTACCGAATTTGAAAACTCGTTAAGTGCTTACCAAATTCGAACAACTCACTGCTTGGCTCATTTGGCTCAATTATCTGTCTTATGTGTATTCAAattcaagtgttttttttttttgtggcacATCAAAGGTATCCCCGCATCCAACACACACAAAATGTAGTTAGAAGCAGCTAGGAGGAGACCACTGGACACGTTTATAAGACTATCAATACATCCAACCAGAATAAGACTAATCTACCTAGAGTTGGCTACAAGCAACCAAGGTTCACAAAAAGTAGTTAGAAGGGGACCACTGGACACATCCATGAGATTACTTACATTGACTTTTACTCTTtctgtcccaatttacttgttacagttttattctaatcggataaaaaaactagttatatctttaaattgataatgaattttatatccaatatagattttgtttgatagatctcggttcgttctataatacaatgtttttaaaattacttgaaatattataaattacaagatataatcaattgaaaagtgacataaactttcaaaaatgagaattaaattgggacggaggtagtaccTCTCAACTGGTTGGCTTATCCCAAAAATGGAACTCGCATCTCGAAGTCCAAGGTGGGGAGCAAGTCCCCCCTCTCTGGAGACAACCCTCGCTGGGTTCAAGGGATTAAGTTGGGATTTCTTGCAAAGTTAAAGGTGCGAAGCATAAATTTCCCCAAAAATGTGGGCCCCAAGTTGGACACCAACTTTACCTTTTCCCCAGGACAGAACTCGGGCAAGCTGTGCCGGGGTAAAATGAAGTTGACCTAGGCAGCTCGATCACCGTGAATCGTTCGAGAAACCCCCAAATCcccggcggcggcggcggctcAAACGATGCGCCACCACGGAGAACTCGGCGACCCCGTCCACCGGCGGCCCAGTTTTCCGGCGAACGAGTCTTCGATTTTCTACCGCATGATCGTGCCTTCTATTATTCACGACAAGAAACTGGTAActaaattcctctctctctctctctctctctctctctctctctctctctctcctaattgAGTATTTGTCGATTGGGTTTTTCAGTTAGTGCCCAAAGCCCTGTTCTTTTAagcaaaaaattgagaaaaccCTAAACCATAAGAACCTGGGCGAggaaattgaacaatttttctgatattttttgttattaatcaGTGATACCCCCACAGTAATTAGatggaaaaaaattggaattttgGTCGATGGGGATTACTAGCTTTTAGTTACTGTTTAAAGCCTAAGCCTAAACCTGTATCGGCAGTGAAAAGGGTTATTCGACAGAGAAGGTTAGTATATTGGTAAAGCGAACGGACTGCAAAGCAAGGAATGGAGAAAACCCTGCCAAAAATCCatcttttctcattttcatcGAATTATTATGGGGGTATTACTTATAATTATTCAGAAACAACAATAAGAAAAGCATAGACAGACTGCAAAGAGAACGGACTGCAAATCAAGATATGGAATTTTTTGCGTCtgtctgtttgtttgttttttgtttttttttttaaaggtagtGCGGAAACCTTGCTCTTGAAACCAAGAAATGGAGAAAACCCTAAATCGGTTTCGTTACCGTGAAAAAACTGGGCTTGGAAATTGGATTTTGTTTTCCTGAGATTtgtcttatttttgtttctggGACATTAATAAGTAATACCCTCATAATAATTGCATGAGAATGGAAAAAAGATGGAATTTCGGTCAATGGGGATTAACTTTTCACATAGGTTCCGTTTTGTGTTTTGAGTTAGCGCGCAAACCGTGCTTTCTAAAACAAAGAAATGGAGGAAGCCCTAAACTTGTTTGGTTATGGTGAAAATCTGGGAGGGGAAATTGAACTCTTTTCTGAGATTCGCCTTATTGTTGGTTGTGAATTATTAATAAGTAATACCCCAACAATGATTtgatgaaaattaaaaaaaggaatggGATTTGTTGATGGGGATTAACTTCTcacatttgttttgttttgtgtttttagtTAGTGGGAAAACCCTTGTTTCAACACAAAGAAATGGGAAAACCCTAAGCCTGTTTGGTTACCGGGAAAACCTGGGCAAACCTGGGAGAGTAAATTGAACCTTTTTCTGGTATTTTTCTTATTGTTGTTTCTGAATAATTAACAAGTAATAAGCCCATAATGaacttttgaaaagaaaaaaaaaaaattttatgtTTTCCAGATGGGCATGTTTCTTCTTGAGATCAATTTGGCCAAATTGAAACCCAAGAGCGTGGTGTGGCCTGTGGTTTAAGGTTGTATATCACTTGTAAGTAGGAACTCGGAAGTATTTGGGTTCAACTCGGGCAACGCGTTTGCTTATTCCATATCTATGAATTGTGAGTGGCTTATGGCTTACGTTTTCGGGGTTACTCTGCCGGAGTGGAAGTGGCCTTGCCTGAGAGAGGTTCTTTGTCACCATAGCCTAGACCAGCTTCTTGTGTTAGAGATAATGTAGTGAAGATTTTAAACGTGTGTGAGGAATATTTATGTTTATGTGTCTCCGTGTTTATTCGTTCTTACGAGCTTTTGTTATTGAtttgtttggatcttggatttgtcTTAAAATGATGTGGGAAATGTAAGGGAAAGTACTAATTTCGCGATGCATATCTTTTATGTGTAACTAAACACAAAATGGAACTTTTTATAAATATACATTCATTTCCCTCTTGTTTACCTAACCAAACCTGTGAATTTGGTTTGATCCTACAGAAGATTCCTGGCAAGTTCACCGATATGATTAGGAATGATCTCCGTGTTGTTGCTACTCTCACAACTCCTAATGGTTGTGTTTGGCAAGTTGGATTACAGAAGATTGACAACAAGTTTTGGTTCACCAATGGTTGGAACGAATTTGTCGAACATCAGTGTATCCGTGTGGGATACCTTCTAATCTTCACATATGAAGGGAATTCAGTTTTCAGGGTAAACATATTTGACATCGCCTCTTCTGAGATAAAATATCAATATAACACCATGAGTAGTTCTCAAGGACCCAATTACAGTAACCGATGTCCAGTACCTTATATGGAAGAAGCAGAAGATGATGTGTTTCGGACGCTTGCATCTTTCGAAAACAAGGGTTTTCCAGAAACTGTAGACCAGCAAAGGCTTGGAAAAAATGGTGATCCTCCATTGCTGCAGAACTTGGTAAAGTCCTTTTTTGATTCTGATTTAGCAAACGGCGAGCATGATAAAAGCAAATCTTCCTCAGGCCGTTCCATAGGCGGATCCACTCGAGATATAGGTATTCAGTGCAATAACAGTGAACTTATGAAGTCAGTATATGAAATCAGAGTGCAATCATTGAATCAAATACCtgtaaaacccaaaaaaagaaagcgCGGAACTGGATCTCGTAAGTTCTTTGTAATTACATACTCTTTCATTTATGATCCTCTGTGAACCTATATCTGCCATAACCAATGTGATAAAATACAGGTGAAGTCGAAGCTTCAGCTAAACGTGGAAGCGAAGTACAAACTCCTGGCACTGAAACAGATAGGACTTTCTTGAGGAAGTGGAGAGTAGTAACACccgaagaaaaagagagagtgcTTAATGCATCCAAAATGTTTCTTTCGGAAAATCCACTATGCAGGGTTATCCTGCGACGGTCCTATGTATATAAGGGGATTGGCTTGGTGAGCTGTTAAGTATATGACAATGATCCTCCCATGTGATCCTCGGAGTAATGGAACCCACTCTGGTCTCATCTTACAATTTGATCCATTCATTTTGTATGTCTCAATGTGTATTTCATCCATGCAAAAAACAGGTTAATCTTGAAAAGAATCCAcattgatgagttcttttatCAATAAATGCCTGGTCGAACTATAGTTGTCTCAAAATGAATGGATAGTCAGAATTGAAACAACCATTGATTCTGAACGCCATTTCTCTTAAGATAAATCTGATTTTTAGAGGTGGCTATATATGTTCGATTAAGCCAGTTTTTTGGCGTGAATGATAACTTTATCGAGACCTTTAAGATGAACAGCTTGGATTATTCAACCAGAACCATGGTGGGCTCTATTCTCCTCATACAAGGAAATCACATGAGAGGATCCTTTTTCAAAGTGATACGTGCTTTACCTAATCTTGCATTTTCCTTAAACGGATTCTTACCTCACAACCATTGTGCTTATGCAGCATATGCCATCCTCCTTTGCTGAGAAGTATCTTGGGGGAGTTTCAGGATTCATCACCCTTCAGGTTTCTGATGGTGAAAAGTGGCCTGTCAAGTGCATGTGGAGAGATGGCTCCGCTAAGTTAAGCAAGGGGTGGCCTGAGTTTGTCAGGGATAACAAATTGGAGGAAGGAGATGTTTGTGTTTTTGAGCTGATCAAGGTGGAGGATATTGTGCTGAGGGTTACCATCTTTCGTGTTGTTGAAGATGCAGGACCTGTGAACCAACTCCCAAAGGAACATCTTGAACGAACCAGCCAATTCGTGATTGATTATAATCTGAATCGGTGAAACTTCTGGGTAAGCTTTCTTTGTTAGCCAGCTCGTTAACTTGTTTAAGTGGGTATTAAACTTTTAATCTTCGTAGTCGGGACTTTAGTTGTTTGGAAGTtcaaaaatttgtttatttCTCTTCCGTTGGGCCCCAAATTGATGCTTGATTGTAAAAAATCTCCCGGTTTGGAGAAATGTAGTGGATTTCTCACAACCTTCTTCACTTTGTAATATTATCTCTCTTAGCGTCTCCTTTATCTATACGTAGTTGGTGCTTCTGCCTCCACATTTATGTAAATGCTTGCTAATGAGGTCACAGACCGACTTACTGGCTTAGTCCAAGTAGTGTCGGGAAAAATCACCTGTTCATTTTGTCTTGAAACTTTATCAAATGATTGAATGTTCATTAAGTGGGAAAAAGTGTTGATACAGGACTAATTTGGAAAACTTTGTAAGTAGTATTGTTTCTGAGATTGCTTAAGCATGGTGGCTCAACTTGATACAGGACTAATTTCATGGGGCTggggaagtaaaaaaaaaaaaaactgaatctGACTAATTCCTATTGCATGTAGATACCAGAAATGTTTTTTTGTATATGTAATCTATACAAGAACCAGATCAAAATGATGAGACAGTTTTCAGCGTAACTGTTACAGATTAAACAAGTTCGACCAAACTGATCCCTCCTGTCTTTCTGTCTCTCATAGAAAGTGCATTATTTTCTGAGTGATTGGAGTATCATGGTCTTATTACATTTTGTAATTCCTTTTTCCTGAATGAGGGCTCTGTTCTCTGATCTTCTTAAAGCCAACGATTTCCTATTCAAGATAACCATCAATTCCTATTTGACCCAGCAAGAGCAGCTTGACCCTAATATCATGAATATCCTTCACCCATCATCTCCTCATCTTGCCCAGATTGTTGATGGGTGATACATTCGTTTTCTATGACGGACCAGTCTAGTTTTGGTATTTTGTCTTCTTTGTCTGGAAATAGGTTTGATTtccagttttggtttttgttcttGTGTTCAAAAATAGGTTTGATTTCCTTGCGAAAAAATTCCTGTAAGTTGTTCGGATTGAATGTTTGATTTATCTGGAAAGGTGACTGGACAGCCCAGTTTTAACGGTGGACAGCCCAGTTTTAACGGTGGAAAGCCCATGTCTTTGGATTTCCATTCTTTTACTATGAGTTGTATTATTCCCTCAAATTGAATATTCTTTGCTGAAGAACTGGGTGA
It encodes:
- the LOC131325681 gene encoding B3 domain-containing transcription factor VRN1-like isoform X1, with the translated sequence MRHHGELGDPVHRRPSFPANESSIFYRMIVPSIIHDKKLKIPGKFTDMIRNDLRVVATLTTPNGCVWQVGLQKIDNKFWFTNGWNEFVEHQCIRVGYLLIFTYEGNSVFRVNIFDIASSEIKYQYNTMSSSQGPNYSNRCPVPYMEEAEDDVFRTLASFENKGFPETVDQQRLGKNGDPPLLQNLVKSFFDSDLANGEHDKSKSSSGRSIGGSTRDIGIQCNNSELMKSVYEIRVQSLNQIPVKPKKRKRGTGSREVEASAKRGSEVQTPGTETDRTFLRKWRVVTPEEKERVLNASKMFLSENPLCRVILRRSYVYKGIGLHMPSSFAEKYLGGVSGFITLQVSDGEKWPVKCMWRDGSAKLSKGWPEFVRDNKLEEGDVCVFELIKVEDIVLRVTIFRVVEDAGPVNQLPKEHLERTSQFVIDYNLNR
- the LOC131325681 gene encoding B3 domain-containing transcription factor VRN1-like isoform X2 → MRHHGELGDPVHRRPSFPANESSIFYRMIVPSIIHDKKLIPGKFTDMIRNDLRVVATLTTPNGCVWQVGLQKIDNKFWFTNGWNEFVEHQCIRVGYLLIFTYEGNSVFRVNIFDIASSEIKYQYNTMSSSQGPNYSNRCPVPYMEEAEDDVFRTLASFENKGFPETVDQQRLGKNGDPPLLQNLVKSFFDSDLANGEHDKSKSSSGRSIGGSTRDIGIQCNNSELMKSVYEIRVQSLNQIPVKPKKRKRGTGSREVEASAKRGSEVQTPGTETDRTFLRKWRVVTPEEKERVLNASKMFLSENPLCRVILRRSYVYKGIGLHMPSSFAEKYLGGVSGFITLQVSDGEKWPVKCMWRDGSAKLSKGWPEFVRDNKLEEGDVCVFELIKVEDIVLRVTIFRVVEDAGPVNQLPKEHLERTSQFVIDYNLNR